A section of the Lineus longissimus chromosome 1, tnLinLong1.2, whole genome shotgun sequence genome encodes:
- the LOC135487135 gene encoding RYamide receptor-like: MADGNMQNTSLLIAQNQTGFSNMSGGGGDIAPPISVQATFSVLYTLIIVLAVGGNGIVCYIITSSRHMKTITNLFLLNLAISDIIMAVLCIPFSFISNIVLAHWPFGTAMCPIMTYAQTVSVFLSSLTLVAISLDRLIAVTRPLRQRMTMKQLVVTIILIWLVALGISLPVAIVSRLERFEHDPTLYWCKEAWPDEEQRLRYSIAILVLQYFLPLSVLVFTYTWIGIIVWGKRPPGEAEAKRDQRIASSKRRMVKMMITVVVIYALCWLPIHLITILGDATDNAIYNLPGMPTIWVFCLWLSMSNSCYNPIIYCWMNEKFRNGFRKALRCFPCVKYDALKMSMAFNFNSQQPTYSDARRNSLTAETAVDSNGKSPNQPSIHTHHVCTYKPKDTVVTASRRQYTVLGRPGPSEIVTNISTENLHEYYD, encoded by the exons atggcggatggAAATATGCAAAATACGTCACTGCTGATCGCCCAGAACCAGACTGGATTTAGCAACATGAGCGGCGGTGGTGGGGACATTGCGCCTCCTATCTCCGTTCAGGCTACCTTCTCGGTGCTCTATACCCTAATCATAGTGTTAGCAGTAGGAGGAAATGGTATAGTGTGTTACATCATTACCTCTAGCAGACACATGAAAACGATAACAAATTTATTTCTACTAAATCTGGCCATAAGCGATATCATCATGGCGGTGCTTTGTATACCCTTTTCTTTTATATCTAACATAGTGCTGGCTCATTGGCCATTCGGTACAGCGATGTGCCCTATAATGACGTATGCCCAAACGGTTAGCGTTTTCCTTAGCTCGCTGACCCTAGTAGCAATAAGCCTTGATCGTTTGATAGCAGTCACAAGGCCCCTGAGGCAACGAATGACTATGAAACAGTTGGTCGTAACAATCATATTAATATGGCTTGTTGCCTTAGGGATATCACTGCCAGTAGCTATAGTGTCTAGACTAGAACGTTTCGAACACGACCCAACACTTTATTGGTGCAAAGAAGCTTGGCCCGACGAAGAGCAGAGACTACGTTATAGCATAGCTATTCTGGTGTTACAAtattttcttccattatctGTGCTGGTATTCACATATACGTGGATAGGGATTATAGTCTGGGGTAAGCGGCCGCCAGGAGAGGCAGAGGCAAAGCGGGATCAACGAATAGCTTCCAGTAAAAGACGA ATGGTCAAGATGATGATAACGGTGGTGGTCATCTACGCACTctgctggctcccaattcaccTTATCACCATCCTCGGGGACGCGACAGACAACGCCATCTATAACCTTCCGGGTATGCCGACCATCTGGGTGTTCTGCTTGTGGCTATCCATGAGTAACAGCTGTTATAATCCTATCATATATTGTTGGATGAACGAGAAATTTAGGAACGGTTTTAGGAAAGCGTTGCGGTGCTTTCCTTGCGTTAAATATGACGCGTTGAAAATGAGCATGGCGTTCAATTTCAATTCTCAGCAGCCGACATACAGTGATGCACGACGGAATAGCCTTACTGCCGAGACGGCAGTGGACTCTAACGGCAAATCGCCGAACCAGCCATCTATTCATACCCATCATGTGTGTACATATAAACCGAAGGATACAGTTGTGACAGCTTCTAGAAGACAATATACGGTTCTTGGCAGACCTGGGCCGAGTGAAATCGTAACTAACATAAGTACTGAAAATCTTCATGAGTATTACGACTAA